Proteins from a single region of Acidobacteriota bacterium:
- a CDS encoding Rieske 2Fe-2S domain-containing protein, protein MSAEPTDRPDDPTTTPERRTFLKRLASLLVGGGLVAAYGTLAGFFARFLYPARGDRGSWMFVRQISGVGVGDSVAYRLPNGLPISITRRGDSGQAKDFVAFSSTCPHLGCRVHWESHNQRYFCPCHNGVFSPDGRAIAGPPADAGQSLEPYPLEVRDGLLFIQVSLDQVAAKGRSTNRA, encoded by the coding sequence ATGTCCGCAGAACCGACGGATCGTCCCGACGATCCGACGACAACGCCGGAGCGGCGCACCTTTCTGAAGCGACTGGCCTCGCTGCTGGTCGGCGGCGGTCTGGTGGCTGCCTACGGCACCCTGGCGGGATTCTTCGCGCGCTTCCTCTACCCCGCCCGGGGCGATCGCGGGAGCTGGATGTTCGTGCGCCAGATCAGCGGCGTAGGGGTTGGGGACTCGGTGGCCTATCGCTTGCCCAACGGCTTGCCGATCAGCATCACGCGCCGGGGTGATTCCGGCCAGGCGAAGGATTTCGTGGCCTTCTCCAGTACTTGCCCTCACCTCGGTTGCCGGGTCCATTGGGAGTCCCACAACCAGCGCTACTTCTGTCCTTGCCACAACGGCGTCTTCAGTCCTGACGGTCGCGCCATCGCCGGACCGCCGGCAGATGCCGGTCAGTCCTTGGAGCCCTACCCCCTGGAGGTGCGGGACGGCTTGCTCTTCATCCAGGTTTCTCTCGACCAGGTGGCTGCCAAGGGCCGGTCGACGAACCGCGCATGA
- a CDS encoding cbb3-type cytochrome c oxidase subunit I — MTAQSMVARDRLALSNLAVSLVAFALGAVMAVMQSLSRADLDVVFRSPKVYYLSVTAHGVLMGLVFTTFFIMALGIVFVRQCLGRWVDDRWGWVAFGVALFGTLMTTAAILSGTSSVLYTFYPPMQAHPTFYIGATLLVVGSWVWCGCMIASVRVWQRQHRGKPLPLPVHGLLATVIVWLLATSGLAIEALGMLIPWSLGWVETIDPILARTYTWWFGHPLTYFWLLPAYVVWYTVLPRVAGGRLFSEPLTRLVFMLFVLFSTPVGLHHQLSDPGISSDWKLVHTFSTYVILFPSLVTAFTVIASLETAGRLRGRKGWLDWLKDLPWKDPLLVSVVLAMLTFALGGFGGAVNAAYAMNNMVHNTAWIMGHFHLTVGTAVALTFMGATYWLLPRLTDRPLALPGWALAQAYLWFVGMILFGVVNHITGILGMPRRVYSAEYFGAEQAARWQSWTLASAVGGVLLFVSSLIFLVVVVATFLQSRRQAPLAMEFARPLAPPATRRGLWDRFLLWSAVAVVLVVVGYYQPITHLLALERYGSLPFKPF, encoded by the coding sequence ATGACCGCGCAGTCTATGGTGGCTCGTGACCGCCTGGCCCTGTCGAATCTCGCCGTCTCGCTGGTGGCCTTCGCTCTCGGCGCCGTGATGGCGGTGATGCAATCCCTCTCCCGGGCCGATCTGGACGTGGTGTTCCGTTCGCCCAAGGTCTACTACCTGTCGGTCACCGCCCACGGGGTGCTGATGGGATTGGTCTTCACCACCTTCTTCATCATGGCCCTGGGCATCGTGTTCGTTCGCCAGTGCCTGGGTCGCTGGGTCGACGACCGTTGGGGTTGGGTGGCCTTCGGTGTCGCCCTTTTCGGAACCCTGATGACCACCGCGGCGATCCTCTCCGGCACCAGCTCGGTGCTCTACACCTTCTATCCACCGATGCAGGCCCATCCCACCTTCTACATCGGCGCGACGCTGCTGGTGGTCGGGTCGTGGGTTTGGTGCGGCTGCATGATCGCTTCGGTGCGAGTCTGGCAGCGGCAGCACCGCGGCAAGCCGCTGCCCTTGCCGGTGCACGGTTTACTGGCGACGGTGATCGTCTGGCTATTGGCCACCAGCGGCCTGGCGATCGAAGCTCTCGGCATGCTGATCCCCTGGTCCCTCGGTTGGGTCGAGACCATCGACCCCATCCTCGCCCGGACCTATACCTGGTGGTTTGGTCATCCGCTGACCTATTTTTGGCTGCTGCCGGCCTATGTCGTCTGGTACACGGTGCTGCCGCGGGTGGCCGGCGGGCGACTCTTCAGCGAGCCCTTGACGCGCCTGGTCTTCATGCTCTTCGTGCTGTTCTCGACCCCGGTCGGCTTGCATCACCAGCTCTCCGATCCGGGGATCTCGAGCGACTGGAAGCTGGTCCACACCTTCAGCACCTACGTCATCCTGTTCCCCAGCCTGGTGACCGCCTTCACGGTCATCGCCTCTCTCGAGACCGCCGGCCGTCTGCGCGGTCGCAAGGGCTGGCTCGACTGGCTGAAAGACCTGCCTTGGAAGGACCCTTTGCTGGTGAGCGTCGTCTTGGCGATGTTGACCTTCGCCCTCGGCGGCTTCGGCGGCGCCGTCAACGCCGCCTACGCGATGAACAACATGGTCCACAACACCGCCTGGATCATGGGTCACTTTCACCTCACCGTCGGAACCGCCGTCGCCCTCACCTTCATGGGCGCCACCTACTGGCTGCTACCGCGCTTGACGGACCGCCCCCTGGCGTTGCCGGGCTGGGCGTTGGCGCAGGCCTACCTGTGGTTTGTCGGCATGATCCTGTTCGGGGTCGTCAACCACATCACCGGCATCCTGGGGATGCCGCGTCGGGTCTACAGTGCCGAGTACTTCGGTGCCGAGCAGGCGGCCCGCTGGCAGTCCTGGACGCTCGCTTCCGCCGTTGGCGGTGTGCTGCTGTTCGTCAGCTCGTTGATCTTTCTGGTTGTGGTGGTGGCCACCTTCCTGCAGTCCCGCCGTCAGGCGCCGCTGGCGATGGAGTTCGCCCGTCCGCTGGCTCCACCGGCCACCCGCCGCGGACTGTGGGATCGCTTCCTGCTGTGGTCCGCCGTGGCGGTGGTGTTGGTGGTGGTGGGCTACTACCAGCCGATCACCCACCTGCTCGCCCTCGAACGCTACGGCTCGCTGCCCTTCAAGCCCTTCTAG
- a CDS encoding cytochrome c oxidase subunit II, whose amino-acid sequence MSAMKVDLYERLWLWGASLMIAAFLTAIVVGARLHAVHPPSHVETIDPLRVRTDSEFAQPGVRTAPDGSVLVVAVAEMYRFRPQLIRVPAGQPIRFRMTSPDVLHGFQVVGTNANVMVAPGYVSDFTVTFPHPGEYLVLCNEYCGLAHHQMASRLIVEP is encoded by the coding sequence ATGAGCGCCATGAAAGTCGATCTCTACGAGCGTCTCTGGCTGTGGGGAGCGAGCCTGATGATCGCCGCCTTCCTGACCGCCATCGTGGTGGGGGCGCGGCTGCATGCGGTCCATCCTCCGAGTCACGTCGAGACCATCGATCCCTTGCGGGTCCGCACCGATTCGGAGTTCGCCCAGCCGGGCGTGCGCACCGCACCGGATGGTTCGGTCCTGGTGGTGGCGGTGGCCGAGATGTATCGCTTCCGACCCCAGCTCATCCGCGTGCCGGCGGGACAGCCGATCCGCTTTCGCATGACCAGCCCGGACGTGCTGCACGGCTTCCAGGTGGTCGGCACCAATGCCAACGTGATGGTGGCACCGGGCTACGTCAGCGATTTCACCGTCACCTTTCCCCATCCCGGCGAGTACCTGGTGCTGTGCAATGAGTACTGTGGCTTGGCGCACCACCAGATGGCCTCGCGGTTGATCGTCGAGCCATGA
- a CDS encoding GAF domain-containing sensor histidine kinase, whose amino-acid sequence MNRSRDPESWESPEFPLQRWRWAAIAAPLLLTAVLMALLWAFAEPAPWAPWALAAIALVAVIFYAVVFSRLEGYRRRLERRNQELELLRRAALNVGSELSLEVVLERLVEQATQLLGTRYGALSVLGEDDAIKTFVTVGIGRAAADQIGSPPVGRGLLGISLHRGETLRLGDLTLDPRACGFPDHHPRMSTLLAVPLACQSPYRGNLYLSEKIDGRSFDREDEETLIRFAAQAAMAVDNAHLHSQVGSVAVAEERLRLAHELHDGQAQVLAFVNAKAQAVREFLRSESYQEARRQLDQLAEAARGILADVREGILGLRSVGASGPLLDNLRQYLELWQEQARIEVEARLEPIPELPPGVELQILRILQEALTNVRKHAGTDRVRVALEPWGRGLRLEIDDRGRGFTAGASGPVGIPRFGLATMRERAQAISAQLDVTSEPGRGTRVRLQYEPDPTTSNDGLLLAGLDSSDREGESA is encoded by the coding sequence ATGAACCGCAGCCGCGATCCCGAGTCCTGGGAGAGTCCGGAGTTCCCCCTCCAGCGTTGGCGCTGGGCCGCGATCGCTGCGCCCCTCCTGCTGACCGCCGTGCTGATGGCCCTCCTCTGGGCTTTCGCCGAACCGGCGCCCTGGGCGCCCTGGGCGCTCGCTGCCATCGCCTTGGTGGCGGTGATTTTCTACGCCGTCGTCTTCTCTCGCCTCGAGGGCTACCGACGGCGCCTCGAGCGCCGCAATCAAGAGCTCGAGCTGTTGCGTCGTGCGGCCTTGAACGTCGGTTCGGAGCTCAGCCTCGAAGTGGTTCTGGAGCGTTTGGTCGAACAGGCGACGCAGCTTCTTGGAACCCGCTACGGGGCCCTCTCGGTGCTCGGCGAGGACGATGCCATCAAGACCTTCGTCACCGTGGGAATCGGTCGGGCGGCGGCCGATCAGATCGGCTCGCCGCCGGTCGGCCGAGGCCTGCTGGGAATTTCACTCCACCGCGGGGAAACGCTGCGTTTGGGCGACCTGACGCTCGACCCGCGAGCCTGCGGCTTTCCCGACCATCATCCGCGGATGTCCACCCTACTGGCGGTGCCGCTGGCCTGTCAGTCGCCCTATCGCGGCAATCTCTACCTGAGCGAGAAGATCGACGGCAGGAGCTTCGATCGGGAAGACGAAGAGACTCTCATCCGCTTCGCCGCCCAGGCCGCCATGGCGGTGGACAACGCCCATCTGCACTCGCAGGTGGGTTCGGTGGCGGTGGCCGAAGAGCGGCTGCGCTTGGCTCATGAGCTGCATGATGGCCAAGCCCAGGTGCTCGCCTTCGTCAATGCCAAGGCTCAGGCGGTGCGGGAGTTTCTGCGCAGCGAGAGCTACCAGGAGGCGAGGCGTCAGCTCGATCAGCTCGCCGAAGCCGCCCGCGGCATCCTGGCCGACGTCCGCGAGGGCATTCTCGGCCTGCGTTCGGTCGGCGCCTCGGGACCCCTTTTGGACAACCTGCGCCAGTACCTCGAGCTCTGGCAAGAACAGGCTCGTATCGAGGTCGAGGCGCGCCTCGAGCCGATCCCGGAGCTTCCGCCCGGGGTCGAGCTGCAGATTCTCAGAATTCTGCAGGAAGCGCTGACCAACGTACGCAAGCACGCCGGCACGGACCGGGTGCGGGTCGCCCTCGAGCCCTGGGGACGCGGGCTGCGCCTCGAGATCGATGACCGGGGTCGCGGCTTCACCGCCGGCGCCAGCGGCCCTGTCGGCATCCCCCGCTTCGGCCTCGCCACCATGCGCGAGCGCGCCCAGGCGATCTCCGCCCAGCTCGATGTGACCTCCGAGCCCGGCCGGGGGACGCGGGTTCGCCTGCAGTACGAACCGGATCCGACCACCTCCAATGACGGTCTGCTCTTGGCGGGCCTCGATTCCAGCGACCGCGAAGGAGAATCCGCTTGA
- a CDS encoding response regulator transcription factor translates to MRILIADDHALFRDGLKSLLRGHGLEVVGEAANGREAIELTRTLQPDIVLMDLAMPEIDGLAATRALAHADLPSKIVVLTASSDDGNLFEAIKAGAEGYLLKDLEAESFFALLAGVARGEPALTPGLARKVLQEFARPQATPSKDHDPDALTAREQEVLEIMVEGVTTNRGLAEALGVSENTVKFHVRNILDKLHLNNRAQAVGYALRHGLVEGVDEAK, encoded by the coding sequence TTGAGAATCCTGATAGCCGACGATCATGCCCTGTTCCGCGATGGTCTCAAGAGCCTCCTCCGCGGCCACGGTCTCGAGGTGGTGGGCGAGGCGGCCAACGGCCGTGAAGCGATCGAGCTCACCCGCACCTTGCAGCCCGACATCGTGCTGATGGATCTCGCAATGCCCGAGATCGACGGCCTCGCGGCCACCCGTGCGTTGGCCCACGCAGATCTACCCTCCAAGATCGTCGTCCTGACGGCGTCGAGCGACGACGGCAACCTCTTCGAGGCGATCAAAGCGGGGGCGGAGGGCTACTTGCTCAAGGATCTCGAGGCGGAGTCCTTCTTCGCCCTGCTCGCAGGAGTGGCGCGAGGCGAGCCGGCTTTGACGCCTGGATTGGCTCGCAAGGTGCTGCAGGAGTTCGCGCGCCCACAGGCGACGCCCAGCAAGGACCACGACCCCGATGCCCTCACTGCCCGCGAGCAAGAAGTCCTCGAGATCATGGTCGAGGGAGTGACCACCAATCGCGGCCTGGCGGAAGCGCTGGGAGTGAGCGAGAACACGGTCAAGTTCCACGTCCGCAACATCCTCGACAAGCTCCACCTCAACAACCGTGCCCAGGCGGTTGGATACGCCTTGCGGCACGGCCTGGTCGAAGGCGTCGACGAAGCCAAGTAG
- a CDS encoding PhzF family phenazine biosynthesis protein, whose translation MGETLYQVDAFTRRPFAGNPAAVCVLETAAPEPWMQAVAREMNLAETAFLVPRADDAFDLRWFTPRVEVELCGHATLASAHVLWQTERLARSSPARFHTRSGWLTARCLEVGIEMDFPSNPPRPTRHGVALQEALGTAAVEVAEYGSDGLAVLADAAAVRQLSPNLAAIAALPFRGVTVTAPGDQDFDCVSRFFGPRVGVPEDAVTGSAHCGLAPYWSARLGKTELRAHQASERGGELELRLAGERVFLRGEAVTVLRAELLVTE comes from the coding sequence ATGGGCGAGACTCTCTACCAGGTCGACGCATTCACTCGCCGTCCCTTCGCCGGCAATCCGGCGGCCGTGTGCGTGCTGGAAACTGCCGCGCCGGAGCCCTGGATGCAGGCCGTGGCGCGCGAGATGAACCTCGCCGAAACGGCCTTTCTGGTGCCGCGAGCCGATGACGCCTTCGATCTGCGCTGGTTCACGCCGCGGGTGGAGGTCGAGCTCTGCGGTCACGCCACCCTCGCCTCGGCCCACGTTCTCTGGCAGACGGAGCGTCTTGCGCGGTCGTCGCCGGCGCGCTTCCATACCCGTAGCGGTTGGCTGACGGCCCGTTGCCTGGAGGTCGGGATCGAGATGGATTTCCCGAGCAATCCCCCGCGACCGACGCGCCACGGAGTCGCGCTCCAGGAGGCCTTGGGAACCGCCGCGGTGGAGGTCGCCGAGTACGGCAGCGACGGCCTGGCGGTACTCGCCGACGCCGCGGCGGTGCGCCAGCTCTCACCGAATCTCGCGGCGATCGCCGCGCTGCCCTTCCGCGGGGTGACCGTGACCGCTCCCGGAGACCAGGACTTCGACTGCGTGTCTCGCTTCTTCGGTCCCCGGGTCGGCGTGCCGGAGGATGCCGTGACGGGGTCCGCTCACTGCGGACTGGCTCCCTACTGGAGCGCTCGCCTCGGGAAGACCGAGCTGCGTGCCCATCAGGCGTCGGAGCGCGGCGGCGAGCTCGAGCTCCGCTTGGCAGGTGAGCGGGTCTTCCTGCGAGGTGAGGCGGTGACCGTGCTGCGGGCGGAGTTGCTGGTCACCGAGTGA
- a CDS encoding DUF4097 family beta strand repeat-containing protein, whose translation MEASIVDFAPRATETEVFEFSADATPRLEVRLDQGVVRVERGETGRVVVRANAPLGETVLGSTVKIERHGDTLMILPRKRAVGGESGSQAEIDLEVEFPARGELDLRSHLGDFEVYDIDGEIDMRSDRGSLVLEGSSGTLLLQTGSGSIDLIDLGQSVVRATTDSGAVRYRGGSLTDGRYSFTTASGPIEIEHHREAHYTIVGRTLSGDVSNQVDGVISDDSRWGPVKHLHGEYGLDHQAASTVQVISASGDISLALSPQPGDFAVAASDQPSEPE comes from the coding sequence ATGGAAGCGTCGATCGTCGACTTCGCGCCGCGGGCCACCGAGACCGAAGTCTTCGAGTTCTCGGCCGATGCGACGCCCCGACTCGAGGTGCGCCTCGACCAAGGTGTGGTGCGGGTCGAGCGCGGCGAGACCGGTCGGGTGGTGGTGCGCGCCAATGCTCCCTTGGGAGAGACGGTGCTCGGCTCGACGGTGAAGATCGAGCGTCACGGCGACACCCTGATGATCCTTCCCCGCAAGAGAGCGGTCGGCGGTGAGAGCGGTTCGCAGGCGGAGATCGACCTCGAGGTCGAGTTTCCGGCTCGCGGCGAGCTCGACCTGCGCAGCCATCTCGGGGACTTCGAGGTCTATGACATCGACGGCGAGATCGATATGCGCTCGGATCGCGGCAGTCTCGTGCTGGAAGGCTCTTCCGGCACCCTGCTGCTGCAGACCGGCAGTGGCAGCATCGACCTGATCGATCTCGGTCAATCGGTCGTCCGCGCCACCACCGATAGCGGCGCGGTCCGCTACCGCGGTGGATCGCTGACGGATGGTCGCTACTCTTTCACCACCGCCAGCGGTCCGATCGAGATCGAGCATCACCGCGAGGCCCATTACACGATCGTCGGGCGCACCCTTTCCGGCGATGTCTCCAACCAGGTCGACGGAGTGATCTCCGACGACTCGCGCTGGGGGCCGGTCAAGCACCTCCACGGTGAGTATGGCCTCGATCACCAGGCGGCCTCGACGGTCCAGGTGATCTCCGCCAGCGGTGACATCTCCCTCGCCCTCAGTCCGCAGCCGGGCGACTTCGCCGTCGCGGCCAGCGACCAGCCCTCTGAGCCAGAGTAG
- a CDS encoding cytochrome bc complex cytochrome b subunit, producing the protein MRALTQWWTERFPVSADDLRTLTNEPVPEHLKRWWFALGGTPAYLFVIQIVTGIGLAFYYQPTTLGAYESVRYITEEAAFGWYIRGLHKWGATLMIAAVVLHQMRVFFTGAYRRPRELNWVVGMTILVATLMLGFTGYSLVYEQLSYWGATVGANMAAGVPVVGDLLQQMLLGGEAYNAHTLSRFYVLHAAVLPMFLVLLIALHIVIIRLHGIAPLEPEGGKPGRTFDFFPDHILTELIIGLGLMIVLSALATLLPASLGPPADPLTTPEVIKPEWFFYVAFRWLKLFSGTFALLSIGFIVFTMFAWPWIDGWIRRRSRFKEASIWIGIAAALAIITLTVWEGLVAH; encoded by the coding sequence ATGAGGGCTTTGACGCAGTGGTGGACGGAGCGTTTTCCGGTTTCCGCCGACGATCTGCGGACGCTAACCAACGAGCCCGTCCCGGAGCATCTCAAGCGCTGGTGGTTCGCCCTCGGAGGCACTCCCGCCTACCTCTTCGTAATTCAGATCGTCACCGGAATCGGGCTCGCTTTCTACTACCAGCCGACCACCCTGGGAGCCTACGAGTCGGTGCGCTACATCACCGAGGAGGCGGCCTTCGGGTGGTACATCCGCGGTCTCCACAAGTGGGGCGCGACGCTGATGATCGCGGCCGTCGTGTTGCACCAGATGCGGGTCTTCTTCACCGGCGCCTATCGCCGTCCGCGGGAGCTCAACTGGGTGGTCGGCATGACCATTCTGGTCGCCACCCTGATGCTGGGTTTCACCGGCTACAGCCTGGTCTACGAACAGCTCTCCTATTGGGGTGCCACCGTCGGAGCCAACATGGCGGCCGGCGTTCCGGTGGTCGGAGATCTGCTGCAACAAATGCTCCTCGGCGGCGAGGCCTACAACGCCCATACGCTGTCCCGCTTCTATGTGCTGCACGCGGCGGTACTGCCGATGTTCCTGGTGCTGCTGATCGCTCTCCACATCGTGATCATTCGGCTGCACGGCATCGCCCCCCTCGAGCCCGAGGGCGGCAAGCCCGGCCGCACCTTCGACTTCTTCCCCGATCACATCCTGACGGAGCTCATCATCGGCCTCGGTCTGATGATCGTTCTGTCGGCCTTGGCGACCCTTCTGCCGGCCAGCCTGGGACCGCCCGCCGATCCCCTCACCACCCCCGAGGTGATCAAGCCGGAGTGGTTCTTCTATGTCGCCTTCCGCTGGCTCAAGCTGTTCTCCGGCACCTTCGCCTTGCTGTCGATCGGGTTCATCGTTTTCACCATGTTCGCCTGGCCCTGGATCGATGGCTGGATTCGGCGCCGCAGCCGCTTCAAGGAGGCCAGCATCTGGATCGGCATCGCGGCGGCTCTGGCGATCATCACCCTCACCGTTTGGGAAGGACTGGTAGCCCACTGA
- a CDS encoding multiheme c-type cytochrome, producing the protein MDLKQKRWIIIGLAFLFLLSLLLVQWREVARRHEELGMTAPSFAVPATSQSCMDCHVETTPGIVDHWAGSKHAITGVGCYDCHRAEEGDVDGFDHYGLRVASVVTPLDCGRCHAEVAEEFQGSHHSAAGNILASLDNFLAETVEGGPPLFNPHSPTPGKMVESVNGHASAFLGCQQCHGSKVAFRTVDGGRVTVDDLKPDKAGHPTNAQAVARILRDPSGKPIFDAGTWPNTGIGRLNLDGSRGSCSACHSRHDFSPRRARQPENCGKCHLGPDHPQKEIFEESKHGVAYRDLKDEMNLAGESWVLGEDYSQAPTCATCHMSGHSRNGGRVTHDPGERISWTNRPPVSLVLDTDAEGHVVKATDPVERQALIADSAESKRNRMKAVCSHCHTPSYIDAFYQQYDDLVILYNEKFAKPGQAIMAALLDQGLRSETAFDEEIEWTWFYLWHHEGRRARHGASMMAPDYTHWHGMYEVAERFYMELIPQARELTEEGRGHGKGAGAAVVEGLISDILERPEHAWFEEGAEDDMRRIREAMEERYGQGES; encoded by the coding sequence GTGGATTTGAAACAGAAACGCTGGATCATCATCGGACTGGCTTTCCTCTTCTTGCTGTCGCTGCTCCTGGTGCAGTGGCGCGAGGTGGCGCGTCGTCACGAGGAGCTCGGCATGACGGCGCCGAGCTTTGCGGTACCGGCGACCTCCCAATCGTGCATGGACTGCCATGTGGAAACCACCCCGGGCATCGTCGATCACTGGGCGGGCAGCAAACATGCCATCACCGGCGTCGGTTGCTACGACTGTCACCGCGCCGAAGAGGGCGACGTCGATGGCTTCGATCACTACGGCCTGCGGGTGGCGTCGGTGGTCACGCCCCTCGACTGTGGTCGCTGCCATGCCGAGGTGGCGGAGGAATTTCAGGGCAGTCATCACTCCGCCGCCGGCAACATTTTGGCTTCCCTCGACAACTTCCTCGCCGAGACGGTGGAGGGTGGCCCGCCGCTGTTCAATCCTCACTCGCCGACGCCGGGCAAGATGGTGGAGTCGGTCAACGGCCACGCCAGCGCCTTCCTGGGGTGTCAACAGTGCCACGGCAGCAAAGTGGCCTTCCGGACCGTCGACGGTGGTCGCGTCACGGTGGATGACCTGAAGCCGGACAAGGCCGGCCATCCAACCAATGCCCAGGCGGTGGCGCGAATCCTGCGCGATCCCAGTGGCAAGCCGATCTTCGACGCCGGGACCTGGCCCAATACCGGCATCGGCCGGCTCAATCTCGATGGCTCGCGGGGCTCTTGCTCCGCTTGCCACAGCCGTCACGATTTCTCGCCCCGGCGGGCCCGCCAGCCGGAGAACTGCGGCAAGTGCCACCTCGGTCCGGATCATCCGCAGAAGGAGATCTTCGAAGAGTCCAAGCACGGCGTCGCCTACCGCGACCTCAAGGACGAGATGAACCTGGCGGGCGAGTCCTGGGTGCTGGGCGAGGACTACAGCCAGGCGCCGACCTGCGCCACGTGCCACATGTCCGGCCATTCGCGCAACGGTGGCCGGGTGACCCATGACCCCGGCGAGCGCATCTCCTGGACCAATCGGCCACCGGTCAGCCTGGTGCTCGACACCGACGCCGAGGGACACGTCGTCAAGGCCACCGATCCGGTGGAGCGCCAAGCGCTGATCGCCGACTCGGCGGAATCGAAGCGCAACCGCATGAAAGCGGTTTGCTCCCATTGCCACACGCCGAGCTACATAGATGCCTTCTACCAGCAGTACGACGACCTGGTGATCCTCTACAACGAGAAGTTCGCCAAGCCCGGCCAGGCGATCATGGCGGCGCTGCTCGACCAGGGGTTGAGGTCCGAGACCGCCTTTGACGAAGAGATCGAGTGGACCTGGTTCTACCTCTGGCACCACGAGGGGCGGCGAGCCCGCCACGGCGCCTCCATGATGGCGCCCGACTACACCCACTGGCACGGCATGTACGAGGTCGCCGAGCGCTTCTACATGGAGCTCATCCCTCAGGCGCGGGAGCTCACCGAGGAGGGACGCGGTCACGGTAAGGGCGCCGGTGCCGCCGTCGTCGAGGGACTGATCAGCGACATCCTCGAACGGCCCGAGCACGCCTGGTTCGAGGAGGGTGCCGAAGACGACATGCGACGCATTCGCGAGGCGATGGAGGAACGCTATGGACAGGGCGAAAGCTGA